The following coding sequences are from one Methylosinus sp. H3A window:
- a CDS encoding IS5 family transposase (programmed frameshift) encodes MGDLFLLSEAEMARISPHFPLAHGVPRVDDRRVVSGIVYVIKNGLQWKDAPKEYGPPKTLYNRFIRWSRLGVFDRIFAALAGEGPKPERIMIDSTHLKAHRTAASLLKKGLFSRCIGRTKGGLNSKLHVVCDGAGKPLVMMLTEGQMSDHKGARLMLDALPPSSALIADRGYDSDWFRRALAERGTEPCIPPTKSRKKPLDYDKALYRQRHKIENLFAKLKDWRRIATRYDRCAHAFFSAICIAAAVAFYLNQ; translated from the exons ATGGGTGATTTGTTTTTGCTGAGCGAAGCGGAGATGGCGCGAATTTCCCCTCACTTTCCCTTGGCGCACGGCGTGCCGCGGGTGGACGACCGCCGCGTGGTCAGCGGGATCGTCTACGTCATCAAGAATGGCCTGCAATGGAAGGACGCCCCGAAGGAGTATGGGCCGCCCAAGACGCTCTACAATCGCTTCATCCGTTGGAGCCGGCTCGGCGTCTTCGATCGTATCTTCGCCGCGCTCGCGGGAGAAGGGCCGAAGCCGGAGCGGATCATGATCGACTCCACTCATCTGAAAGCGCATCGGACGGCGGCGAGCCTCCTAAAAAAGGGGCTCT TTTCCCGCTGTATCGGCCGCACGAAAGGCGGGCTGAACTCCAAGCTCCACGTCGTTTGCGACGGCGCCGGCAAGCCGCTTGTCATGATGTTGACCGAAGGGCAGATGAGCGATCACAAAGGCGCGAGGCTGATGCTCGACGCGCTGCCGCCGTCCTCGGCCCTGATCGCAGATCGCGGCTACGACAGCGACTGGTTTCGGCGAGCGCTCGCGGAACGCGGGACCGAGCCCTGCATTCCGCCGACAAAGAGCCGTAAGAAACCTCTCGATTACGACAAGGCGCTCTACCGGCAACGTCATAAGATCGAGAACCTCTTCGCCAAGCTCAAAGACTGGCGGCGCATCGCCACCCGTTACGATCGATGCGCGCACGCCTTCTTCTCCGCCATATGCATCGCCGCCGCTGTCGCCTTCTATCTCAATCAATGA
- a CDS encoding AAA family ATPase yields the protein MTTAHLIHGYLGAGKTTFASALEKEVAAVRFTHDEWMQKLYGDDPPAEQFANYAERVSKVMEELWTRCLQIGVDVVLDFGFWSRRERDRVRSVISGFGADCRLYRLSCFDDEAWKRIEARNPKLDSKPLYSTEHIRGTEITI from the coding sequence ATGACTACGGCGCATTTGATCCATGGATATTTAGGAGCTGGCAAAACAACATTTGCGAGCGCCCTGGAAAAAGAAGTGGCAGCAGTCCGTTTCACTCATGATGAATGGATGCAAAAGCTATACGGCGATGATCCTCCGGCAGAACAGTTCGCCAACTACGCAGAGCGAGTTTCGAAGGTTATGGAGGAATTGTGGACCCGGTGCCTTCAAATTGGGGTGGACGTTGTTCTCGACTTCGGCTTCTGGTCAAGGAGGGAACGGGATAGAGTCCGATCTGTTATTTCAGGCTTCGGAGCTGATTGTCGCCTTTATCGCCTTTCATGCTTCGACGACGAGGCATGGAAGCGCATCGAGGCGCGTAATCCGAAACTTGATTCCAAGCCTCTATATAGCACGGAACACATTCGAGGTACTGAAATCACGATTTGA
- a CDS encoding VOC family protein: MTEDISVEFSLFVEHGREREAANYYTAAFGAQEVDTYDLDGVLAAVEMRFGNLPVWVAGSNPNREKTTSYGGPFFPKAPGAVSTIFQLKVGNIDGAMQRALAAGAVIRDEIQTDTTGRRVASIFDPFGHIWALVQRKTEDVSLAA; this comes from the coding sequence ATGACCGAAGATATCAGCGTTGAATTTTCTTTGTTCGTTGAACATGGGCGGGAACGAGAAGCCGCGAATTACTATACGGCTGCCTTTGGTGCGCAGGAAGTGGATACCTATGACCTTGACGGCGTTCTGGCGGCTGTCGAAATGCGGTTCGGAAATCTGCCGGTATGGGTGGCAGGCTCCAATCCGAACCGCGAAAAAACGACCTCCTACGGCGGCCCGTTCTTCCCGAAAGCACCCGGAGCCGTCAGCACGATTTTCCAGCTCAAGGTTGGCAACATTGATGGCGCTATGCAGCGTGCCCTCGCCGCCGGGGCCGTGATCCGCGACGAAATCCAGACTGACACGACCGGCCGTCGCGTAGCCTCGATCTTCGATCCCTTCGGCCACATCTGGGCACTGGTGCAGCGGAAGACCGAGGACGTGTCACTGGCAGCGTGA
- a CDS encoding histidine phosphatase family protein yields the protein MERIPRTAQLLVDSGSLLRQPARGVLGWERAIDAQTRIRGAVEDCVASRKGGGNICIFSHGGVGTLLLCDLMGEPISRKRGQPISGGGCYFAFEAETRALFHGWQDIASS from the coding sequence ATCGAACGGATACCTCGAACCGCCCAGCTTCTGGTAGATAGTGGCTCGCTTCTTCGACAGCCCGCTCGAGGCGTTCTTGGATGGGAGAGAGCGATTGATGCCCAGACTCGGATCAGGGGAGCTGTGGAGGATTGCGTCGCGAGCCGAAAGGGTGGAGGCAACATCTGCATTTTCTCTCACGGCGGAGTCGGCACGCTCCTTCTGTGCGATCTCATGGGCGAACCGATATCGAGGAAACGCGGACAACCTATATCGGGTGGCGGCTGCTACTTTGCATTCGAGGCGGAAACAAGAGCGTTGTTTCACGGCTGGCAGGATATCGCCTCGTCTTAG
- the bla gene encoding class A beta-lactamase gives MSSPILTRRTAIASMTMAVAAPLLTSSNALSSPRGIEAELEELEARSGGRLGVAVLDSATGRIMGNRIDERFAMCSTMKALAVAHVLARVDLGKERLDRRIVFTERDLVTPYKATQPHVGREGMSIEALCEAAITVSDSTAANLLLTSFGGPTALTAYLRSLGDHVTRSDLFELALNVVKPGETHDTTTPRAMVGTLRRLLLGDALSEASRARLTSWMVEAKDAATRRLRVGLPAGWRIANKPGTWEGISTNDIGVIWTPGREPIVVAAYLGSAPGSTTAQESVLASVARIIAEQA, from the coding sequence ATGTCTTCTCCAATCCTGACCCGTCGCACCGCAATCGCCTCGATGACAATGGCTGTCGCAGCACCGCTGTTGACCTCTTCCAATGCCTTAAGCAGCCCTCGAGGCATCGAAGCCGAGCTCGAGGAGCTCGAAGCGCGCAGCGGTGGGCGGTTGGGGGTGGCCGTATTGGATAGTGCGACCGGTCGGATCATGGGTAACCGAATCGACGAGCGCTTTGCCATGTGCAGCACAATGAAGGCGCTGGCCGTCGCCCATGTCCTGGCCCGCGTCGACCTCGGAAAGGAAAGGCTCGACCGGCGCATCGTCTTCACCGAGCGTGACTTGGTGACCCCTTACAAGGCGACCCAACCTCATGTCGGCCGTGAAGGCATGTCGATCGAGGCGCTTTGCGAGGCGGCTATCACCGTCAGCGACAGCACCGCCGCCAATCTGTTGCTGACCAGTTTTGGCGGCCCGACAGCTCTTACTGCCTATCTGCGATCCCTCGGCGATCATGTCACGCGGTCCGATCTCTTCGAATTGGCGCTCAATGTCGTAAAGCCGGGCGAAACGCACGATACGACGACGCCCCGCGCCATGGTCGGGACATTGCGCCGGCTGCTATTGGGCGACGCCCTTTCCGAAGCGTCGCGTGCAAGGTTGACGAGTTGGATGGTCGAGGCCAAGGACGCGGCCACGCGACGCTTGCGCGTCGGACTGCCTGCCGGTTGGCGCATAGCGAACAAGCCCGGCACTTGGGAGGGAATTTCCACCAACGATATTGGTGTGATCTGGACGCCCGGCCGTGAGCCGATCGTGGTCGCCGCCTATCTCGGAAGCGCGCCAGGCTCCACTACGGCGCAGGAGAGCGTTTTAGCGAGTGTCGCCAGAATAATAGCTGAACAAGCGTAG
- a CDS encoding AAA family ATPase, with the protein MKNRLVVISGCSGAGKSTLLAELRARGHVVVEEPGRRIIAEETASGGGALPWGDLVMFLRRAIDMALADHVAAVEHKGWVFFDRGIVDAASALEALTGEPVLRPLCMTHRYHRRVFMAPPWPDIYVTETDRKHGFDAAVVEYHRLMETYPALEYEVLDLPKSTTAARADFVLASLDGMNAADGRSQAAS; encoded by the coding sequence TTGAAGAATCGACTTGTCGTGATTTCCGGCTGTTCGGGCGCAGGGAAGTCGACCCTCCTGGCCGAGTTGAGGGCTCGCGGCCATGTTGTCGTGGAAGAACCCGGTCGCCGCATCATCGCCGAGGAAACGGCCAGCGGTGGCGGCGCATTGCCGTGGGGCGATCTCGTGATGTTTCTGCGTCGCGCGATCGACATGGCGCTGGCGGACCACGTGGCGGCGGTGGAGCATAAGGGCTGGGTGTTCTTCGATCGCGGCATTGTCGACGCAGCATCGGCATTGGAAGCTTTGACCGGCGAACCGGTCCTGCGTCCGTTGTGTATGACGCATCGCTATCATCGCCGCGTATTCATGGCGCCGCCTTGGCCCGACATCTATGTGACCGAAACGGATCGCAAGCACGGGTTCGATGCGGCAGTGGTGGAGTATCACCGCCTCATGGAGACCTATCCGGCACTGGAGTATGAGGTGTTGGACCTGCCGAAGAGCACTACGGCGGCGCGTGCCGATTTCGTGCTGGCCTCCCTGGATGGCATGAACGCGGCGGACGGACGAAGCCAAGCGGCGTCATAG
- a CDS encoding ABC-F family ATP-binding cassette domain-containing protein, protein MPASVSLSGLSWSTPDGTPLFTDVNLTFGPECTGIVGRNGTGKSTLLHLIAGDLQPASGQVRVTGSIAMMRQDAIERPDETIADLFSVADALHLLDRAEAGLADAAELTDADWTLSERIETALLRCGLSVEPQTPMITLSGGQRSRAALAALIFAEPDFLLLDEPTNNLDRVGRRAVIDLIRGWTGGAIIVSHDRELLEEMDAIVELTSLGATRYGGNYSAFRQRKDGELDAAARGLVHAEKTRVDVARRAQQAAERKARKDSAGHRARAKGDQPKILMDAAKGRAEASGGAGARLRDAQREAADEALIAAREKVEVLQPLRMDIPSTDLPPGKTVLRLDGVSGGYDPDRPVIRDLSLTITGPARIVIAGPNGSGKTTLLKMITGQIEPQRGLVDLMVPFALLDQHVGLLDPARTLRENFLRLNPAADAHTAHVALARFGFRAGDALRRTGELSGGERLRAGLACALGAVPPPMLLILDEPTNHLDLDSIAALEVALAAYDGAVLVVSHDEAFLTALRPNSAIELPG, encoded by the coding sequence ATGCCTGCATCCGTCTCTCTGTCCGGCCTGTCCTGGTCCACTCCTGACGGCACGCCACTTTTCACTGACGTCAACCTGACCTTCGGCCCTGAATGCACCGGAATCGTCGGACGCAACGGGACCGGCAAGAGCACGCTTCTGCACCTTATCGCAGGCGATCTGCAACCGGCCTCGGGTCAGGTGCGGGTCACCGGCTCCATTGCAATGATGCGGCAGGACGCGATAGAGCGCCCGGATGAGACCATTGCCGATCTCTTCAGTGTTGCTGACGCGCTCCATCTGCTTGACCGGGCCGAGGCGGGACTTGCAGATGCCGCCGAACTAACCGACGCGGACTGGACACTGTCCGAGCGGATCGAGACCGCGTTGTTGCGTTGCGGCCTTTCCGTCGAGCCGCAGACCCCGATGATAACGCTCTCTGGTGGCCAGCGCAGCCGCGCAGCACTTGCCGCATTGATCTTTGCCGAGCCGGATTTCCTGTTGCTGGATGAGCCGACGAACAATCTCGACCGTGTTGGGCGCAGGGCGGTGATCGACCTTATCCGAGGCTGGACCGGCGGGGCGATCATCGTCAGCCATGATCGCGAGCTTCTGGAGGAAATGGACGCCATTGTCGAACTAACGTCGCTCGGCGCGACCCGTTATGGCGGGAACTACAGTGCTTTCCGGCAACGGAAGGATGGCGAACTGGACGCGGCTGCGCGCGGCCTGGTCCATGCGGAGAAGACCCGCGTCGATGTCGCTCGCCGCGCGCAACAGGCCGCCGAGCGCAAGGCCCGCAAGGACAGCGCCGGACATAGGGCGCGGGCGAAGGGCGATCAACCGAAAATCCTGATGGATGCCGCTAAGGGCCGGGCCGAGGCTTCGGGCGGAGCCGGCGCCCGCTTGCGCGATGCCCAGCGCGAGGCGGCAGACGAGGCCCTGATCGCCGCCCGTGAGAAGGTCGAGGTCCTGCAACCCCTGCGTATGGACATTCCCTCGACCGACCTTCCGCCCGGCAAGACGGTGCTGCGGCTGGACGGTGTGAGCGGCGGATATGATCCCGACCGCCCTGTTATTCGCGATCTGTCGCTGACTATTACCGGCCCCGCGCGTATCGTCATTGCCGGGCCGAACGGCAGCGGAAAGACCACGCTTCTTAAAATGATCACGGGTCAGATCGAGCCGCAGCGCGGGCTGGTGGATCTGATGGTTCCGTTCGCGCTGCTGGATCAGCATGTGGGGTTACTCGATCCGGCGCGGACCCTGCGCGAGAATTTCCTGCGCCTGAATCCTGCGGCGGATGCCCATACGGCCCATGTGGCGCTGGCCCGCTTTGGCTTCCGCGCAGGCGACGCCTTGCGCCGCACGGGCGAACTGAGCGGAGGCGAGCGCCTGCGCGCGGGTCTCGCCTGCGCCCTTGGGGCCGTGCCGCCACCCATGCTGCTGATCCTGGACGAGCCTACCAATCACCTTGATCTCGACAGCATCGCGGCGCTGGAAGTCGCGCTGGCGGCCTATGACGGGGCGGTTCTGGTGGTCAGCCATGACGAGGCATTTTTGACGGCGCTGCGCCCGAACAGCGCCATTGAGTTGCCGGGATGA
- a CDS encoding MFS transporter, with translation MLFFGLGTGAYTLVLAWLPPFYTQLGWSEQAAGAMLGAVTLAEVVAGFAVSLWIDRSPDRRAVLFTAIAALLAGMFCLCVAPLQLAWAAASLAGLGIGALFPLSLIVAMDHGEDPDQASALAGFVQGGGYVLAAALPLVAGLLRQHLADLTPAWWLMAGLCLALALIAARFRPGDRLFLPL, from the coding sequence ATGCTCTTTTTCGGCCTCGGCACGGGGGCCTATACGCTCGTCCTCGCCTGGCTGCCGCCCTTCTATACCCAGCTCGGCTGGTCCGAGCAGGCGGCCGGCGCGATGCTCGGAGCCGTCACACTGGCGGAGGTGGTCGCAGGCTTTGCCGTGTCGCTATGGATCGATCGATCGCCGGATCGTCGCGCCGTGTTGTTCACTGCAATTGCAGCGCTGCTGGCGGGAATGTTCTGCCTCTGCGTCGCGCCACTGCAGCTTGCATGGGCGGCGGCGTCGCTGGCGGGGCTCGGCATTGGCGCGCTCTTCCCGCTCTCGCTGATCGTCGCAATGGATCACGGTGAGGATCCCGATCAGGCAAGCGCGCTCGCCGGTTTCGTCCAGGGCGGCGGCTATGTCCTGGCGGCCGCGCTGCCGCTGGTTGCTGGACTGCTGCGCCAGCATCTGGCGGACCTCACCCCGGCATGGTGGTTAATGGCGGGATTGTGCCTTGCGCTCGCGCTCATCGCCGCGCGCTTTCGTCCCGGCGACCGTCTCTTCCTTCCCCTCTGA
- a CDS encoding MarR family winged helix-turn-helix transcriptional regulator, whose amino-acid sequence MDRAAMAAEQWARERPDIDTGPMVLLGRLGEAALLIARDRLNPLFAEFGLQPGEFDVLATLRRSGAPYALTPTALYEAAMISSGSMTNRIDRLENAGLVERRSNPADKRGTLVALTADGLALIDRTVEAHIANQQSIVSGLNEQERGQLAVLLGKLIRLQQNAGGVRGL is encoded by the coding sequence ATGGACAGGGCTGCAATGGCTGCGGAACAATGGGCCCGAGAACGGCCGGATATCGATACTGGACCGATGGTGCTGCTGGGACGGCTGGGTGAAGCGGCGCTGTTGATCGCGCGGGATCGGCTCAATCCGCTATTTGCAGAATTCGGCCTGCAACCCGGCGAGTTCGACGTACTGGCGACGCTCCGGCGCAGTGGCGCACCGTATGCGCTCACGCCCACCGCGCTCTATGAAGCAGCGATGATCTCATCGGGAAGCATGACCAATCGTATCGACCGACTGGAGAATGCCGGGTTGGTCGAGCGGAGGTCCAATCCAGCGGATAAACGGGGAACGTTGGTGGCGCTTACGGCCGATGGTCTGGCGTTGATCGATCGCACGGTAGAGGCTCACATCGCAAATCAGCAAAGCATCGTCAGTGGTCTGAATGAGCAGGAGCGAGGCCAGCTTGCTGTGCTCCTCGGCAAACTGATCCGATTGCAGCAGAACGCTGGCGGCGTTAGAGGGCTATAG
- a CDS encoding efflux RND transporter permease subunit, whose product MSRFFIDRPVFAWVLGLIVMLLGGISIFRLPIAQYPSIAPPQISITVTYPGASAQTVMDTVVRPILQQMSGLDGLEYLLSTAQSNGSMEIDLTFVQGTDPNIAQVQVQNKLSLAQPNLPTEVTQQGIKVNKSVKSFMMIVGVYSEDGAMSAIDIDDYVSSNLKDPLTRITGVGDFTSFGSEYAMRIWLDPDKLNKYSLTVGDVTSALTAQNVQVSSGELGGLPASRGNRLDAAIIGPARLETPEQFENILLKVNPSGSQVRLRDVARVEIGAQSYSTASLYNGKPFGALALKLAPGANQLSTEAAVRAELDRLETFFPPGLKLAYPLDTEPFITLSIEEVVKTLFEAVALVFVVMLVFLQNFRATLIPTIAVPIVLLGTFGVLAAFGYSINTLTMLAMVLAVGLLVDDAIVVVENVERLMSEKGLSPRDATRASMDEISGALLGIALVLSAVFLPMAFFGGSTGVIYRQFSVTIVSAMALSVLVALILTPALCAALLKEPARENGPRAGFFAWFNRAFARLTERYENGVHNLIARPRAFRLIFMAITVAAVVLFNRIPTGFLPDEDQALLFGQVTMPPGATAEQTAALNKQLADYLLTAEKENVESVLTVSGFNFAGQAQNAGFAAIKLKDWSERPSPRQSGAAVAGRAMQHFAGSRDGRVFVFQPPAVMELGNATGFDLQLEDRGQLGRDKFLAARDQLLGMAAQDVALAGVRPNGLEDAPQYRLKIDREKANALGVSVSDLNATIQGALGSQYVNQFLRSGRVKQVYVQGDTASRMAPSDLARWHVRNSSGKMVPFDAFLDGAWTLGPQKMESYNGLTSFEILGAPAPGHSTGEAMAAMQRLIEKLPPGVGYEWTGLSYEEQKSGSQTAALYAISLTVVLLCLAALYESWAIPLSVILVVPLGVIGAIVATLSSGLANDVYFQVGLLTTVGLAVKNAILIVEFAKAFFDNGATLVEAAIAAAGERLRPILMTSIAFVAGTLPLVFATGAGSASRIAIGTAVVGGMLSAALLAIFFVPAFFVSVSSAFRIRPNRIVEPRAPVARDISSEHSW is encoded by the coding sequence ATGTCACGTTTCTTCATCGACCGTCCGGTCTTCGCATGGGTGCTCGGCCTGATCGTGATGCTGCTCGGCGGCATCTCGATTTTTCGGTTGCCGATCGCGCAATATCCCAGCATCGCTCCGCCTCAAATCTCGATCACGGTCACCTATCCGGGAGCCTCCGCTCAGACGGTCATGGATACGGTGGTCAGACCCATTCTCCAACAAATGTCCGGCCTCGATGGCTTGGAATATCTTCTTTCGACCGCCCAATCGAATGGATCGATGGAAATCGACCTGACATTCGTGCAAGGCACGGATCCGAACATCGCGCAGGTGCAAGTTCAGAACAAGCTTTCTCTCGCCCAGCCGAATCTGCCGACCGAGGTCACCCAGCAGGGGATCAAGGTCAACAAATCCGTCAAAAGCTTCATGATGATCGTCGGCGTCTATTCCGAGGACGGCGCGATGTCGGCCATCGACATCGACGACTATGTCTCTTCCAACCTCAAGGATCCGTTGACGCGCATCACCGGCGTCGGCGACTTCACCTCGTTCGGATCCGAATATGCCATGCGCATCTGGCTCGATCCGGACAAGCTCAACAAATATTCGCTGACCGTCGGCGATGTCACGAGCGCGCTCACCGCGCAGAATGTGCAAGTCTCGTCAGGAGAGCTCGGCGGACTGCCGGCCAGCCGAGGCAATCGGCTCGACGCCGCCATCATCGGGCCGGCCCGACTCGAAACGCCCGAGCAATTCGAGAACATCTTGCTCAAAGTGAATCCGAGCGGCTCACAGGTGAGATTGAGGGACGTCGCGCGCGTCGAGATCGGCGCGCAGTCCTATTCGACAGCATCGCTCTATAACGGCAAGCCCTTCGGCGCTCTCGCGCTCAAGCTCGCCCCGGGAGCCAACCAGCTTTCCACGGAAGCAGCCGTGCGCGCCGAGCTGGACCGTCTCGAAACATTTTTCCCTCCCGGCCTTAAACTCGCCTATCCGCTCGACACCGAGCCCTTCATCACGCTTTCCATCGAGGAGGTGGTGAAGACGCTTTTCGAGGCCGTCGCGCTGGTCTTCGTGGTCATGCTCGTCTTCCTGCAAAACTTTCGCGCGACGCTCATTCCGACGATCGCGGTGCCGATCGTGCTGCTCGGCACATTCGGCGTGCTCGCCGCCTTCGGCTATTCGATCAATACGCTGACGATGCTCGCAATGGTGCTCGCCGTCGGCCTCCTCGTGGACGACGCCATCGTCGTCGTCGAAAACGTCGAGCGGCTCATGAGCGAAAAGGGCTTGTCGCCGCGAGACGCCACGCGCGCGTCGATGGACGAGATATCGGGAGCGCTCCTCGGCATCGCTCTGGTGCTTTCGGCGGTGTTTCTGCCGATGGCCTTTTTCGGCGGCTCGACCGGCGTGATCTATCGTCAGTTCTCGGTCACGATCGTGTCGGCGATGGCGCTCTCCGTGCTGGTCGCGTTGATTCTCACCCCGGCTCTCTGCGCGGCGCTGCTGAAAGAGCCGGCGCGGGAAAACGGTCCCAGGGCCGGCTTCTTCGCATGGTTCAATCGCGCATTCGCTCGCCTCACCGAGCGCTACGAGAACGGCGTCCACAATCTGATCGCGCGCCCGCGCGCGTTCCGGCTGATCTTCATGGCGATCACCGTGGCGGCGGTGGTGTTGTTCAACCGAATCCCGACCGGCTTTCTTCCCGACGAGGATCAGGCGCTCCTCTTCGGCCAAGTGACGATGCCGCCTGGAGCCACCGCCGAACAAACGGCGGCATTGAACAAGCAGCTGGCCGATTACCTGCTGACCGCCGAAAAGGAGAATGTGGAATCGGTGCTGACCGTCTCGGGATTCAATTTCGCCGGTCAGGCCCAGAACGCCGGTTTCGCGGCGATCAAGCTGAAGGATTGGTCGGAAAGACCCAGCCCACGACAGAGCGGCGCAGCTGTCGCCGGTCGCGCGATGCAACATTTTGCAGGGAGCCGCGACGGCCGAGTCTTCGTTTTCCAGCCGCCGGCCGTGATGGAGCTCGGCAATGCGACGGGCTTCGACCTTCAGCTCGAAGACCGGGGCCAACTCGGGCGTGACAAATTTCTCGCTGCGCGCGATCAATTGCTCGGAATGGCGGCGCAGGACGTCGCTCTTGCCGGCGTGCGCCCGAACGGGCTCGAAGATGCGCCCCAGTACCGGCTGAAGATCGACCGCGAAAAAGCCAACGCGCTCGGCGTCTCGGTGAGCGACCTCAACGCGACCATACAGGGCGCTCTCGGTTCGCAATATGTCAATCAGTTCTTGCGATCGGGACGCGTGAAGCAGGTCTATGTCCAGGGCGACACGGCTTCGCGAATGGCGCCGAGCGACCTCGCGCGTTGGCACGTGCGCAACTCGTCGGGCAAAATGGTTCCGTTCGACGCCTTCCTCGACGGCGCATGGACATTGGGCCCGCAAAAAATGGAAAGCTACAATGGTCTCACATCCTTTGAGATTCTCGGCGCTCCCGCGCCCGGCCATAGCACGGGTGAAGCCATGGCGGCGATGCAACGCCTCATCGAGAAGCTTCCTCCGGGCGTCGGCTACGAATGGACCGGCCTCTCCTATGAAGAACAGAAATCCGGCTCGCAGACAGCCGCGCTATACGCCATCTCCCTGACGGTCGTGCTGCTCTGTCTCGCCGCTCTCTACGAGAGCTGGGCGATCCCTCTTTCTGTCATACTGGTCGTTCCGCTCGGCGTCATCGGCGCGATCGTGGCGACATTGAGCAGCGGACTGGCCAATGACGTCTATTTTCAGGTCGGCCTTCTCACGACGGTCGGCCTCGCGGTGAAGAACGCGATCCTCATCGTCGAATTCGCAAAAGCTTTCTTCGACAATGGAGCCACGCTGGTGGAGGCCGCGATCGCCGCCGCCGGAGAGAGGCTGCGGCCGATCTTGATGACGTCCATCGCCTTCGTGGCCGGGACTCTGCCTCTCGTCTTCGCGACCGGCGCGGGTTCGGCCAGCCGCATCGCGATCGGCACGGCGGTCGTCGGCGGCATGCTCAGCGCGGCGCTTCTGGCAATCTTTTTCGTACCGGCTTTCTTCGTCTCGGTCTCGAGCGCTTTTCGGATCAGACCGAACCGAATTGTCGAGCCTCGAGCTCCCGTGGCGCGGGACATATCGAGCGAGCACTCATGGTGA
- a CDS encoding efflux RND transporter periplasmic adaptor subunit, with product MAVAASCEQALAAEPARPPAQAGYVVVHLQPITRVTELPGRTTAVLTAEVRPQVNGVVLKRLFEEGSQVKEGQQLYQIDPALYQAAYDSAVATLARNQATLQAANAKAARYKALSSMKAVSKQDVEDAVAAAQQAEADIAIAKASISQAKINLSYTKVLAPISGRIGRSTVTPGALVTANQSNVLATVTQLDPIYVDVTQSATTLLRLRKALASGEIESVGRGAAKVTLKLEDNSTYDVAGKLQFSEVTVDEGTGTVLMRAIFPNPKHLLLPGMYVHASLQEGVDRNGVLIPQQAVSRNTHGDATVLLIGDDNKASLRIIQTGQAIGDQWIVVGGLRAGERVIVDGLQNIRPGDVVQPIAVEDAAIRADKPS from the coding sequence ATGGCGGTCGCTGCGAGCTGCGAACAAGCGCTGGCCGCAGAGCCGGCGCGTCCGCCTGCGCAGGCGGGCTATGTCGTCGTCCATCTCCAACCGATCACGCGCGTGACGGAGTTGCCTGGCCGCACGACCGCCGTCCTGACCGCAGAGGTGCGGCCCCAGGTCAATGGTGTCGTCCTGAAACGGCTTTTCGAAGAGGGCAGCCAAGTCAAAGAAGGCCAGCAACTCTATCAGATCGATCCGGCTCTCTACCAAGCGGCCTATGACAGCGCGGTCGCCACATTGGCGCGCAATCAGGCGACTCTCCAAGCGGCAAACGCGAAAGCCGCTCGTTACAAGGCGCTGTCCTCCATGAAAGCCGTGAGCAAGCAAGACGTCGAGGACGCCGTGGCCGCGGCGCAACAAGCGGAGGCCGATATCGCCATCGCCAAAGCGAGCATCTCCCAGGCGAAGATCAATCTTTCCTATACGAAAGTTCTGGCGCCCATCTCCGGCCGTATCGGTCGATCCACAGTCACGCCGGGCGCGCTCGTGACCGCCAATCAGAGCAATGTCCTCGCGACGGTCACGCAGCTCGACCCGATCTATGTCGACGTGACGCAATCGGCGACGACGCTATTGCGTCTGCGGAAGGCGCTGGCGAGCGGCGAGATCGAAAGCGTCGGCCGTGGCGCCGCGAAGGTCACTTTGAAGCTCGAAGACAACAGCACATACGATGTCGCGGGAAAGCTGCAGTTTTCGGAGGTCACCGTCGACGAGGGGACGGGCACGGTTCTCATGCGGGCGATTTTCCCCAACCCTAAACACCTCCTGTTGCCGGGCATGTATGTGCATGCCTCCCTTCAGGAAGGGGTGGATCGAAACGGCGTTCTGATACCGCAGCAAGCAGTCTCGCGCAATACGCATGGAGACGCGACCGTCCTACTGATCGGAGACGACAACAAGGCGAGCCTGCGCATCATACAAACCGGTCAAGCGATCGGCGATCAATGGATCGTCGTCGGCGGCCTTCGCGCGGGCGAGCGCGTGATCGTCGACGGATTGCAGAACATACGTCCGGGCGATGTCGTTCAACCCATCGCAGTCGAAGACGCGGCAATCCGCGCCGACAAACCGTCCTGA